The following proteins are co-located in the Dromiciops gliroides isolate mDroGli1 chromosome 2, mDroGli1.pri, whole genome shotgun sequence genome:
- the LOC122739946 gene encoding probable inactive ribonuclease-like protein 12, producing the protein MDLLSPRTTASKIREKARSVNGIFPLLLLLVLAFLLMLGLSRGLDDDPPNEKTFEEEHIDYPKTNRLFRYCNSMMLLKRIRGPNDTCRQRHIFIHEKPDTLVSICTNFSTVATCKYPSRMDCHQSHMKLQLTECVLSEGIKFPACKYHTQPTFKSILFFCDDLGPVYFYNTVDDS; encoded by the coding sequence GAGAGAAAGCGAGAAGTGTGAATGGGATCTTCCCCCTGCTGCTGTTATTGGTGCTTGCTTTCCTTCTGATGCTGGGTCTGAGTAGAGGTCTGGATGATGACCCCCCAAatgaaaagacttttgaggaggagcATATAGACTATCCTAAGACTAACCGCTTGTTCAGGTACTGTAACTCCATGATGCTATTGAAAAGAATCCGGGGTCCCAATGACACCTGTAGACAGAGGCACATATTCATCCATGAGAAGCCAGACACCCTTGTGAGCATCTGCACAAATTTTTCTACTGTTGCTACATGCAAGTACCCCTCCAGGATGGACTGCCACCAGAGCCATATGAAGCTCCAGCTGACAGAATGTGTACTCAGTGAAGGCATAAAGTTTCCAGCATGCAAGTACCACACTCAGCCCACATTCAAGTCTATCCTCTTCTTTTGTGATGATTTAGGGCCTGTATACTTCTATAATACTGTGGATGATTCTTAG